Proteins co-encoded in one Bremerella sp. TYQ1 genomic window:
- the moaA gene encoding GTP 3',8-cyclase MoaA, giving the protein MSTAFHSPLIDQFGRVHTSLRVSVTDRCNIRCFYCMPLENVRFKPRDELLTFEEMTRVVRVAAGHGINKLRLTGGEPLVRSNLPQLIRMLKDIPGIDEIALTTNGILLTSQAESLKEAGLDRLNVSLDAMNEEMFERITRRQGVQKVLDGIAAAQQAGFTNIRLNSVAIRNLTESEIVPLAKFARENDLHLRFIEFMPLDADRAWDKDQVLSGQQLREMISRDVAKLVEVNRTDKSQPAVDYVYADGRQRVGFINSVTEPFCSTCNRLRMTAEGQMRNCLFSTTEWDARQIVRSGGSDADISRLLHECVQAKKASHGMDSPDFVPPERAMYQIGG; this is encoded by the coding sequence CAGTTTGGCCGCGTGCATACGAGCTTGCGCGTGAGTGTGACCGATCGTTGCAACATACGCTGCTTCTACTGCATGCCGCTGGAGAATGTCCGCTTCAAACCACGTGACGAGCTCCTCACATTTGAAGAAATGACGCGTGTTGTTCGCGTCGCGGCAGGTCACGGAATCAACAAACTGCGTCTGACCGGTGGCGAGCCGTTGGTTCGCTCGAATCTTCCGCAGTTGATTCGCATGCTAAAAGACATTCCCGGCATCGATGAAATTGCATTAACAACCAACGGTATCTTACTGACATCCCAGGCCGAATCGCTTAAAGAAGCGGGACTCGATCGGTTGAACGTCAGCCTCGATGCCATGAACGAGGAAATGTTCGAGCGAATCACCCGTCGGCAAGGCGTTCAGAAAGTACTCGATGGTATCGCTGCCGCGCAACAAGCCGGGTTTACGAATATCCGCTTGAACTCTGTCGCGATTCGGAACTTGACCGAGAGTGAAATCGTTCCACTGGCGAAATTTGCACGAGAGAATGATCTTCATCTGCGGTTCATTGAGTTCATGCCGCTTGATGCCGATCGAGCCTGGGACAAAGATCAAGTTCTCTCCGGCCAACAGCTTCGCGAAATGATCTCGCGAGACGTAGCCAAGCTGGTCGAAGTGAACCGCACTGACAAAAGTCAACCAGCGGTCGACTACGTGTATGCCGATGGCCGGCAACGCGTTGGGTTTATCAACAGTGTGACCGAACCATTTTGTAGCACCTGCAATCGGCTACGCATGACCGCCGAAGGCCAGATGCGAAATTGCTTGTTCAGCACGACAGAATGGGATGCGCGGCAGATTGTCCGAAGTGGCGGGAGCGATGCCGATATTTCCCGTCTCCTTCACGAATGCGTCCAAGCAAAGAAAGCGTCGCACGGGATGGATTCGCCAGACTTTGTTCCTCCCGAGCGAGCGATGTACCAGATTGGCGGTTAG
- a CDS encoding aminotransferase class V-fold PLP-dependent enzyme: MARERIYLDNAATSWPKPASVVEAVQHHMTELGACAGRSGYREANEVERLIGDTRKQIAYLFGTHSPEHVIFGYNGTDMLNLALHGLLQRGDHVVTTSVEHNSILRPISTMMQTLELDVTYVEPGEDGRVDPHDVGNAIMDNTRLIAITHVSNVTGAIQPIQEICAIAKDRGVRTLVDAAQSAGHLDLNLAETPIDMVAFPGHKGLLGPLGTGAMILQPEVAGELKSQRQGGTGTKSESNEQPIELPTKFESGNANVPGILGLRAGVEYIREQTVTALHRHTMQNTSRLIEGLQGMPKVRIFGPQNLEQRTGVVSIQVESFDPHELATALDSAFGVQCRAGLHCAPLMHQHLGTIGHGGTLRFSLSIFTTAEQIDRTLEAMQAILR; this comes from the coding sequence GTGGCACGCGAACGAATTTATCTTGATAACGCAGCAACCAGTTGGCCTAAACCAGCCAGCGTGGTCGAAGCCGTTCAGCATCACATGACGGAATTAGGTGCTTGTGCTGGACGAAGTGGCTATCGCGAAGCGAACGAAGTCGAACGTTTGATCGGCGATACCCGCAAGCAGATCGCTTATCTCTTCGGCACACATTCGCCGGAGCATGTGATTTTTGGTTACAACGGCACCGACATGCTGAATTTGGCCCTGCATGGGCTACTTCAACGGGGCGATCATGTCGTTACTACCTCGGTAGAGCACAATTCGATCCTCCGCCCAATTTCCACGATGATGCAAACGTTGGAATTAGACGTCACCTACGTTGAACCCGGCGAGGATGGCCGCGTTGATCCTCATGACGTTGGCAATGCCATCATGGACAACACCCGGTTAATTGCGATCACGCATGTTTCCAACGTGACAGGAGCCATCCAACCGATCCAGGAAATTTGTGCGATTGCCAAAGACCGTGGCGTTCGCACACTCGTCGATGCGGCCCAATCAGCAGGTCATCTCGATTTAAATCTGGCAGAAACCCCTATCGATATGGTCGCGTTTCCTGGCCACAAAGGACTGCTGGGTCCGCTTGGAACCGGCGCAATGATCTTACAGCCGGAGGTAGCCGGAGAACTGAAAAGCCAGCGTCAGGGCGGCACCGGCACTAAAAGCGAATCGAATGAACAGCCGATCGAATTGCCCACAAAGTTCGAGAGCGGCAATGCGAATGTGCCTGGTATCTTGGGGCTTCGCGCAGGTGTCGAATATATCCGCGAGCAAACCGTCACGGCTTTGCATCGTCACACGATGCAGAACACCAGCCGATTAATCGAAGGTTTACAAGGTATGCCGAAGGTACGAATCTTCGGCCCTCAGAATTTAGAGCAGCGGACTGGAGTCGTCAGCATTCAGGTCGAGTCGTTCGACCCCCATGAGCTGGCCACCGCATTGGATTCAGCATTCGGCGTTCAATGCCGAGCCGGGCTACACTGTGCCCCGCTAATGCACCAGCACTTGGGAACCATCGGACATGGCGGTACGCTAAGATTTAGCCTCAGCATTTTTACGACTGCCGAACAAATTGACCGAACGCTGGAAGCCATGCAGGCCATCCTGCGATAG